The Bacillus carboniphilus genome segment TTATTCACATATTCACCATCTGCATAATAACGTTTAAATTGATTAAATGCTTCTTCTAAGGACTTATCTGTACGCTTTTGCTCAATATTAATGAGTGGCAGACCATTAATGAGTAAAACGATATCAAAACGATTTCCGTTCGGTGTTTCCACTTCTCTTGCGATATTATAACTCGAATCTCCACCACGCACTTGTGCCTTTTTAAAGATGGTCAATGTGATTTGTTCGCGTGTAACGTTTGGATGAGAATCTCGATAAATGCCATCAATTTTCCCAGTCGATTGTTCCATTGCCAATAACTTTGCCGCTTCATAACTGTTTTCAATTTGCGATACTTTTGCCATCACTTGGGCAAATTCATTATCTGTTAAAGGAACACTCTCCAAGACATCTGCATTCATTCGGTTTAGTTCCCCACGCCAATGATTGACTAAATCTTGTACGGTTACTTTTTGTTTATTCCCATTAAGAAAATCTGGTGCGTTCCATTTATATTGTTGCAGTTTTGCAACGAACTTATCTTGAAAAGCTTTCTCCGCCGCATTCTTTCGCCTACTACTCATTGAATAGCCTCCTCTCTACACAAACATTTCTTCTAAAAAAGCCACTTTCATTTGCTTTAGTTTTTCTAGCTTAGCTTCTTCTGTCGTAATTTGGTCATCTAAATTTTTGAAAAACTGACCGATTTTTTGTTGTTCATTTTTATTCGGAATAAGTATTGTAAGATTCCTTATTTTATATAATGAAATAAACTTTTGTGTTCCTCCATCCATACCATCGATTAATTGCTTTTTTAGAAAATTTGATTGAAAAAAGTAATACAAATATAATTGATTAACTTGTTTTGTGTCTTTAATTAAAGCAACGTTTTTAATAGCAAAATAAGGCTCTTCCCTAATAAGTGCAATATTTCCTACCGTACCAATCATACCCATTAAAATATCGTTAGTATCAACTTTAGACCGTTTGTTTATTTGATTAAAATCTTCTTCAGATATATATTGAATATCTTCATAATTTATATATCCATCACTAACATTTTTTGAGGTTATAAATGGATACCCTTCTGAATAATACTTTGGTGAATCATGAGTTCCATCTCTAACATCAGAAATATTTGACAAAAGTTCATTCGCCCATTCGTCTTCAAACCCTTTAAATCTTCGCTTCGGTACGGTTTCGTCTTCTTGTGGGAACATTTCTGTTAAATAAGCAGACTTTAATGCATTTAGTTTAGTAATCTTACGTTCTTGATTTGTAATTCTTTCATCTAAAAGCTTAAAAAACTCACCTATTTTTTGTTGTTCTTGGACTGATGGAAGTAAAACTACTGTTTCTAATACTTTAGCCTTCGATATATTATATCTTGAAATACCTTGAGCTAAAATCTCCATTTGTTTTCTATACGAATTTGCTCTTAGCATATACCCTATATAGTAATAATCAAATTTAATAGTTGGTCGAAACCCAAAACAAAAACTATTTAGATATACATTTGGTCTCTTATCTAGCCATACTGAGGACATACCCACCTCATTAGGCGTTTCAGAAGATGTAGTAAATAATATATCACCATATTCCAGCTGTGTTTGTTTATCATCACGAACCACTTTTTCCGTTAAATTGATATTCGAAATAGTATTATTAAAAACATTCATATAAGTAACAAATTCAGCTGTTCCATGTCCAAAGTCATTTTTTGTTTTTCCGGACAATCCAGAAAATGTAGATCCAATACTTCCCAAATCAATCTCTTTCCACTCCCCCACGAACCCTTTAAACCTTCTCTTAGGAAACAATCTTTTTTCATCCTTCATTCCGTCACCACCAATTCTTGTAACATTGCTTCAAATTGTGCTTCTAGTGATTTACTTTCCTCTTCAATTATTTCTAATGTACTAGTATATCTTTCCTTTAAATTTTTCAAGGTATCCAGTTCATTTTTAAGAGGTACTTCTACAAGTTTTGTGATGTCTCCTATTAATTGACCAAACCACTTTTTATACATGAGTTGATCGATTTCTTCATTCGTTAAGTTTGCAATTCTTTCTTCAACTTGTTCAGTTAATGTTTTTTCTTTTTCTCTAATCGCTTTGCTTAAAGATGTTCTTTCATCCAATAGTTGTCTAACCTTGTCTAATAAAACATATTCATCCGAATCTTTCGCAACCTTCTTTAATTCTGCTTTTACCGCTGATAAAGTAAAGTCGTCTTCTCTAGCATTTAATGCATCTCCCAAGATTTGCGATTCTTCACTTTCTTCCACTTTTGCTGCTTCAACGAGTTCATTTATTTCATCATTAATAGCTGCCAAAGCTTCTTTTTGTGTTTCCACATCACGTAGTTCTTCTGTATAGAGCTCGTTTAATATAAGCTCATTCGGTACAATTGCTCCAACCCAACCATATTGTTCTGTTCGCTTCGTTTTACCAGAACCTTTTGTAACCATATTCGCTTCACGTGTTTTTCCTACTGTATAAAAGTCACTAATCGCAATTTTCTCTGTATCTTTGGATAATAAATTTTCCCATAACTCCGCAATAATTTGATAACCATCATACGTATTAACGTGATTATATTGTTTTAATAGTTTTTTAATTTCCGATAACATTTCTTCTTTTAATGGTTCAATATCATTTACATCAGCTACTGCTTTTAACTTTCCCCAATATGTATCCATATAGACTTTCGTTACTTCTGTTAATGCCTTGATTTGATTTTGTACGTTTTCATGTGTCAACACTTCTTCTGATAAGTCTTCAACTGATTGTGTTAATTCCACATAGCCTGGACGTACTTCAGTAAGCGCATTATATAAAACATCTTTCGTCATGTCGTGTAGCACTGATAGTGTATTAATTTGGCTTAATGGGATGCCACCATACAAATGTGCATCTACATCATGGGCAATATCTTCTTCTACTGCTTCAATATAACGTGGAATATTCAAGTTATATTCATTTTCTATAATGTCTTTTTTTGTAGCTAGATAACTATACCCAGGTTCACTCGTGCGTTCAATATATGTATCAACAATTTTAGCAATATCCTTCTCTTGTAAGACATGCTGCTTTCCTTCTTTTACAAAGGATTTAGAAGCATCAATCATTAGAACAGGATCATCTAGCTTTCGGTTCTTTTTCAAAATCATCACAGTTACAGGAATGCCTGTATTGGTAAATAATTTATCTGGCAAGCCAATAACTGTATCAATATAGTTTTTCTCTAATAGTCGTTTACGAATTTCCCCTTCTGCCCCTCCACGGAATAACACACCATGTGGAAGTACAATTGCCATTGTACCTTCTTGACCTAAATGGAATAAACCGTGTAACAAAAATGCATAATCCCCTTTAGAATCTGGTGGTAAAACGCCAGCAATTTCAAATCGTGGGTCTGTTACTTTTAAGTCTTCTTGATTCCAATTTTTAACTGAATATGGTGGGTTCATCACGACCGCATCAAACTGAACACCTTCATTTGGGCGATCCGGATCTTCGGGCCAATCTTGTCCAAGTGTATCGCCATTTTTCACAGTCATTTTTTCCGGTCGAACACCATGTAATAATAAATTCATTCGTGTTAAGTTATATGTAGCTGTATTTTTTTCTTGCCCATAATAATGGAGATCTTTTCGATTATCTTCTGTTAGATATCGACTAACCGTTAAAAGTAATGATCCTGACCCGACAGTAGGGTCATAAATCGATTTAACCTTCGTAGTTTTAGCAACAATTTGTGCCATGACTTCACTTACTTGACGTGGCGTATAGAACTCTCCAGCTTTTTTTCCCGATTCCATCGCAAACTGACCGATTAAATATTCGTAAGCATCTCCTAACACATCACCTTTTTGGAGTACAACCATATTTAAGTCAGCAAATAATTCAATTAATTTACGAATATTTTTGCTTCGAGCGTTCAAGTTACTTCCTAAAGCAGTGTCTGTTAAATCAATCGTAGAACTAGAAAAAAGGCCTTTAAAGTCATCGATATCTCCAGTTGTAGCTACCGTACGTTCAAAACTTTGTAAGCTCTCTGTTACCTTCTCTAATTCAAACGTGCCTTCACGAATATCTTTTAACCACGTCTGGTATAAGTGTTTAGGTAAAACATAATATCCAAGGACATTTTGAATCATATTGATGAGATTGTCCCCATAATTTGCATAAGCCTCTTCATAAGCTTGGACAATTTCTTCCTCATTCCCTTTAGCACCACTTGTTTTGACAAATGTTTCAAGTGTTTTATCACTAAGGAATTTATAGAACATTAAACCTAACATATAATCTTTATAACGGCTGGCATCCATAGAACCACGAAGGTCATTGGCACCATCCCATAGTCTTCTTTTAATATCATCAGAAGTAATCATTTCTTTTCCTCCCTGTTTATGCTTACATTTTTCAAAGTTTCTAAATTATCATTATTAAGGGTTTGGCATGTAAAAAAGGTCTCTTCTATCCATTTTAATCGTTACTTCAAGAAATGGGAAATAGCTTGATTCTATAGCTCTGCTTGGTATATACAAAAGATTTATCGAAGTAGCTAATGTCCCATATATTTCATTTTACAATTTACACCATTTGCATGCAAAGTTACCTAAGCGTCTGGGTAAAAATCCAAAAGTCGTCAGTGAACGTTTGGGACATACATAAGTTGGTATCATTCTAGATATTTAATCATATAAATGGACCTGCCCCCCAGTACGTTAAGCTATTAACGTATTGAGGGACAGGCCCATAATCTTCAGTCCAGCTTTAATTCTTAGTAAAATGGTGCCTGACCCCCAGTACGGTAATATATTAAAGTACTGGGGGGCAGGTACCAAAAATACTATATTTTAATAACGAACAAAAAGACCAGCTTACTAATTTTGTCTTCAAAATAGTAAAATGGCCATTCCTAATGTTAATTACTTTTTAAACTAATCCTGCTAACCGGCTCAATCCCCATCTCCTCAAGCTTCTCCCAAAGTGAGGACATCGCCTTTTCACGATCCAAATAAAATTGACTCCCTCTAATACGCCAAAACGTCCAACCCACTCTCTCTAGTACCCTTTGACGCTCCATGTCTTCTTCCCATTTGTCTAGACCATGCCAAGCATCACCATCACACTCAACTGCTAATCGATTTCGCATTCCTTCAATTACCAGATCAATTTTCTTACCAACAGTTCCTACTTTGACCTGTGGTATAACTTTGTATCCCTTTGCTGTAATTATTCTGAATACATCTTCCTCGAACTTAGAATCAAATTCATTTTTCACTTCTTCAATTGCTAGTTGAACTCTATGTGGTTCTTGGCAGTATTGTAGCAGTTTATATCTTACACACAATGGATTTAACTCTGATAAATCTACTGAATGGAATAGAAGCATTTGGTCTCTAGCTCTACTTGCTGCAACATTAAATCGTTGTTGTGCGTCCCTTTTAGTCATAGCCGCAAAGCGAACATTTGAGGCTGCCACCATTGATAAGAAAATGACATCCCGCTCATCACCTTGGAATGAATAGGAATCTCCACAAATGATTCCTCTATCAATCATTTCTTCTTCACCAATTTTTTCTCTGAGCATGTTCTCTATTAACTTCGCTTGGTCATGACCTTGTAAGGAAATAACCCCCATTGATTTCTCTCTATATCTTGGGTCTTGGCAGCATGTAGCTATATAATTTACTATTGCTTCTGCTTCAGGTTCATTTATAGCTTTCTTTGTATCTTCCCTGCGATATCCATCCATAACTCTGATAGCTTTTACTGGTGGTTCTAGGACTTCATTCCCTGAAGGTAGCCTTAGTGGATCAATCAATCCATTGTACATAAAGTCATTACTGAACTGAATAATTTCAGGTACACAACGGAAGTGTTCCTTTAAGATAATTTTACTATCATATACTCTGCTTGCTGTATCATAAAGACTTGTTTTCATCTCGAACTGTAACTTGTTCGGTATGTTATACAGATGTCTTTCAATGAGTTCATGTACCTCACTAATATCAGTCCCCACACTATCAGGACTTATTTGATTGTCATCTCCAACAATTACAGCTTTCTTTCCTCTTAAAAGAGCACTTAATGAAAACAGCGTGCTTTGACTACTTTCATCCACAATAACTACGTCAAATAGCTCATTTGTTAACTCAATATTTTCAATAACTCTATTTATAGGCATGATCCATACCGGAATAGCACCACGTGCCGTTTTCATTTCTTTACTTGCTTCTTTTCGATATACACCAGCATACTTTCCTGTTCCCTTTCCAATTCTTTGAATGGCTTTCAACCAGGCAAATAAGCTTCGCTTTTGCTCTCTTGATGTTCGTTCCAATTGAGATTTCCAAGTAGATTCCGCTACTATTTCTTGAATCAGTTTTGATTCTTTTTTACGTTCTCTTTCTTGCTCAAGTTCCAAATCTTCGAGCTTTGGCCTTGAATGTATGTCTTTTAACCAATGGTCTACTTGACTCCATTTCCAAGCTAAGTCTATATCGTCTGGTGGTTGTAATTGGATACTTTCCCCATCGTTTTCAAGCAATAGTTCAACCCATCTAGGAGCAACAGAATCAAGTTTTTCTTTTAAACTTACAAACTTATTGTAATCCTCTTCTAATCCCTCAAGGCGAAGAATTTCATTATAAGAGCTTCTCCACAAGTCGATGTCTTTTTCTTTACAAGCTTTATACAAGTCCTCATTTAAAGGATGAAGGTTCGTATTTGAGTTTTGTTTATGAAGATAATCAAAGATTTCCTGGAAGAATGTATTTGCTTCTTCCCACTCTTGTTTATTTAAGAGTGCACTTAGTCCATCTAAGATTATTTCATAGGTTTCAGTTTCGGACCATTTTAACAATTCCGGAACGCCTAAATCCTTAACCAACGTACTCATTGGTTGAATCACTTCTGATTTCCAATCTAGGACTTGTTGCAGGCTTTCCAAATACTCTCGAATAGTAGCTGAAAGTCTTCTTTGTTCTGAGTTTAGTTCCGGTCCGTTAATATCCTCTAGCATTCGATTCCACTTTAAGACCAGCTTTCTAAGGATCTCATTTTTCTCCACAAATTTGATTACTTTTTCTACATCTGATTGGTTCCGTATTGGTAACCCATTTACAGATACCTTCTCGAATAGGTAAGAATACTTTCGCCCTATTAGCTTTTTAAACGCCCATCCTATGCCTTTATTTTCTTTAAAACGTTGTTTAATTTGATTTAAGTCTTCTAAAAGTATTGTCACATTTTGGTCAGATGGTATTTGAATATCATCTTCGATTAATTCTGATGTAAGCTGTTCTACAGTGTTAATACGTAGTTTTACTTCCTCCTGGAATTCCTTCCAATATATAAGCTTATCTTCAAGTTGAATAACATCTTCAAAGACTAGGTTTAGCCATTCTTGTGATTTTATCTGTTGAATGTTTTCAAGAGCTTTCCTAGAAAATGATAATTGTTCTTCTAAATCAAACGAAAGGTCAGTGCTTATTTTCCAACCCTCAATGTATTTCTCCGTATCCTTGACTTTTGTTTCTATACTCTTAATCTGTATTACATTCTTTTCGAATGTATTAGTGTTAGCAAGGTTATGCGAACTCGGGCGATGTTTATCGAGAGCAAGTTTATCATGTCTATCTATTACACCCAATAACCGAAAGAATTCAGTTGTCTCTTCAGCTGTTAGGGGGTAATTTACTGTAGGTGCAATAGAGTCAGGGATAAACTTGTATTGTTGATTCTCCATCTTCCACTTGGCAGCTTCTAAAGGTGTAAAAGTAGTACCACCAATGGTCATAGATTCATTTTCACTCTCTGCTGACTGATTGATGAGAGTGTTATACCTTGCAATATTCCTGCGAGTTTTATCAAGTTCTACTTGGAGCCTTTGTATATTTTGGTAAAGAACTTCAGGTTGCTTGCTGTCTAAGTTCTCAGCTATGACTTTAACAGATTCCTCGATCTCTTTAACTGATCTAGAATCTCCGCCTAAAACACTTACACATAAAGCACGAATCTCATCAGGTATCTTATCTCTCAACACTTGAAGTGCTCTTTCTTTTTCACTTGTAATGAGAACTCTTTTACCATGTGCTAATAAATGAGAAATCAAGTTTGCAATCGTATGAGATTTTCCTGTACCTGGTGGTCCTTGTACAACGACTCCCTCACTAGAGGCCAATTTCTGTGCAATTAGCTTCTGTTCCTTATTTGCAGGCAATGGAAAAAGTAAATCTTCACCTACAGAACTCCACTCAGCATTAGTTTCCTCTTTTTGTTGCTGCTTTTCATTTGTAGTTAATACTGTGACAGTTTGAGGAACAGGGTACCCTTCTTTTATTTTTTGAATAGCTGTAGTCAATTCTTTATCCCATATTCGTCCATTATTACTTCTTAAAAAAATAGCAGGTTGATGTTGAATAACAGGAAATTTAGGCAATGCATCTAGAGGATTTTCTGTCTGATGATACGAACCATTGG includes the following:
- a CDS encoding type I restriction-modification system subunit M; this encodes MITSDDIKRRLWDGANDLRGSMDASRYKDYMLGLMFYKFLSDKTLETFVKTSGAKGNEEEIVQAYEEAYANYGDNLINMIQNVLGYYVLPKHLYQTWLKDIREGTFELEKVTESLQSFERTVATTGDIDDFKGLFSSSTIDLTDTALGSNLNARSKNIRKLIELFADLNMVVLQKGDVLGDAYEYLIGQFAMESGKKAGEFYTPRQVSEVMAQIVAKTTKVKSIYDPTVGSGSLLLTVSRYLTEDNRKDLHYYGQEKNTATYNLTRMNLLLHGVRPEKMTVKNGDTLGQDWPEDPDRPNEGVQFDAVVMNPPYSVKNWNQEDLKVTDPRFEIAGVLPPDSKGDYAFLLHGLFHLGQEGTMAIVLPHGVLFRGGAEGEIRKRLLEKNYIDTVIGLPDKLFTNTGIPVTVMILKKNRKLDDPVLMIDASKSFVKEGKQHVLQEKDIAKIVDTYIERTSEPGYSYLATKKDIIENEYNLNIPRYIEAVEEDIAHDVDAHLYGGIPLSQINTLSVLHDMTKDVLYNALTEVRPGYVELTQSVEDLSEEVLTHENVQNQIKALTEVTKVYMDTYWGKLKAVADVNDIEPLKEEMLSEIKKLLKQYNHVNTYDGYQIIAELWENLLSKDTEKIAISDFYTVGKTREANMVTKGSGKTKRTEQYGWVGAIVPNELILNELYTEELRDVETQKEALAAINDEINELVEAAKVEESEESQILGDALNAREDDFTLSAVKAELKKVAKDSDEYVLLDKVRQLLDERTSLSKAIREKEKTLTEQVEERIANLTNEEIDQLMYKKWFGQLIGDITKLVEVPLKNELDTLKNLKERYTSTLEIIEEESKSLEAQFEAMLQELVVTE
- a CDS encoding AAA domain-containing protein — protein: MTSSNNSRVVQIFEYLLAVKRLNEHIIRNVNEYEKVWWQSDIPNMEGCFLNGNGANEEAWLEVHKQKIEPTPTLPRALHTWIEKWENPDEDPRPLTKKLIGFKKEVKDEEEQVSLFTIEEEQKEIYELFTDDDERVETYKNWMKNTWKPWANDTSPKLKIQRIYDELFALHQRLQREGDDLEVNWGHGLLSWNINDQKIQRHVLVTRLELQFNAKKGVFYLLPTSKGIQLETDMLTNIEIPNAARLHEMETQLEELEYTPWDEEGISSLYKEVVHTISPNGSYHQTENPLDALPKFPVIQHQPAIFLRSNNGRIWDKELTTAIQKIKEGYPVPQTVTVLTTNEKQQQKEETNAEWSSVGEDLLFPLPANKEQKLIAQKLASSEGVVVQGPPGTGKSHTIANLISHLLAHGKRVLITSEKERALQVLRDKIPDEIRALCVSVLGGDSRSVKEIEESVKVIAENLDSKQPEVLYQNIQRLQVELDKTRRNIARYNTLINQSAESENESMTIGGTTFTPLEAAKWKMENQQYKFIPDSIAPTVNYPLTAEETTEFFRLLGVIDRHDKLALDKHRPSSHNLANTNTFEKNVIQIKSIETKVKDTEKYIEGWKISTDLSFDLEEQLSFSRKALENIQQIKSQEWLNLVFEDVIQLEDKLIYWKEFQEEVKLRINTVEQLTSELIEDDIQIPSDQNVTILLEDLNQIKQRFKENKGIGWAFKKLIGRKYSYLFEKVSVNGLPIRNQSDVEKVIKFVEKNEILRKLVLKWNRMLEDINGPELNSEQRRLSATIREYLESLQQVLDWKSEVIQPMSTLVKDLGVPELLKWSETETYEIILDGLSALLNKQEWEEANTFFQEIFDYLHKQNSNTNLHPLNEDLYKACKEKDIDLWRSSYNEILRLEGLEEDYNKFVSLKEKLDSVAPRWVELLLENDGESIQLQPPDDIDLAWKWSQVDHWLKDIHSRPKLEDLELEQERERKKESKLIQEIVAESTWKSQLERTSREQKRSLFAWLKAIQRIGKGTGKYAGVYRKEASKEMKTARGAIPVWIMPINRVIENIELTNELFDVVIVDESSQSTLFSLSALLRGKKAVIVGDDNQISPDSVGTDISEVHELIERHLYNIPNKLQFEMKTSLYDTASRVYDSKIILKEHFRCVPEIIQFSNDFMYNGLIDPLRLPSGNEVLEPPVKAIRVMDGYRREDTKKAINEPEAEAIVNYIATCCQDPRYREKSMGVISLQGHDQAKLIENMLREKIGEEEMIDRGIICGDSYSFQGDERDVIFLSMVAASNVRFAAMTKRDAQQRFNVAASRARDQMLLFHSVDLSELNPLCVRYKLLQYCQEPHRVQLAIEEVKNEFDSKFEEDVFRIITAKGYKVIPQVKVGTVGKKIDLVIEGMRNRLAVECDGDAWHGLDKWEEDMERQRVLERVGWTFWRIRGSQFYLDREKAMSSLWEKLEEMGIEPVSRISLKSN
- a CDS encoding restriction endonuclease subunit S, with translation MKDEKRLFPKRRFKGFVGEWKEIDLGSIGSTFSGLSGKTKNDFGHGTAEFVTYMNVFNNTISNINLTEKVVRDDKQTQLEYGDILFTTSSETPNEVGMSSVWLDKRPNVYLNSFCFGFRPTIKFDYYYIGYMLRANSYRKQMEILAQGISRYNISKAKVLETVVLLPSVQEQQKIGEFFKLLDERITNQERKITKLNALKSAYLTEMFPQEDETVPKRRFKGFEDEWANELLSNISDVRDGTHDSPKYYSEGYPFITSKNVSDGYINYEDIQYISEEDFNQINKRSKVDTNDILMGMIGTVGNIALIREEPYFAIKNVALIKDTKQVNQLYLYYFFQSNFLKKQLIDGMDGGTQKFISLYKIRNLTILIPNKNEQQKIGQFFKNLDDQITTEEAKLEKLKQMKVAFLEEMFV